A single Streptomyces sp. Edi2 DNA region contains:
- the rsmH gene encoding 16S rRNA (cytosine(1402)-N(4))-methyltransferase RsmH, translating into MTNSTRHVPVMLQRCLDMLAPALAEPGAVVVDCTLGLGGHSEALLATFPAARLIALDRDTSALKLAGERLAPYGERATLVHAVYDELPEVLDRLGTPRVQGVLFDLGVSSMQLDEADRGFAYAQDAPLDMRMDQTTGISAADVLNTYAPGELVRILRSYGEEKQAKRIVEAVVKERAKEPFTTSARLVELIRDALPQAAKRTGGNPAKRTFQALRIEVNGELASVERAVPAAVKALAVGGRIAVLAYHSLEDRLVKQVFAAGAANTAPAGLPVVPERYQPRLKLLTRGAELPTEEEVAENRRAAPARLRGAERIRENVEDTA; encoded by the coding sequence ATGACCAACAGCACTCGCCACGTCCCCGTCATGCTCCAGCGGTGCCTGGACATGCTCGCCCCCGCCCTCGCCGAGCCCGGCGCGGTCGTCGTCGACTGCACGCTCGGCCTCGGAGGGCACAGCGAGGCGCTGCTCGCCACCTTCCCGGCGGCCCGGCTCATCGCCCTCGACCGGGACACCTCGGCCCTGAAGCTGGCGGGCGAACGGCTCGCCCCCTACGGAGAGCGCGCCACCCTGGTGCACGCCGTCTACGACGAGCTCCCCGAGGTCCTCGACCGTCTCGGCACCCCGCGCGTCCAGGGCGTCCTGTTCGACCTCGGCGTGTCCTCCATGCAGCTCGACGAGGCCGACCGCGGCTTCGCGTATGCGCAGGACGCCCCGCTGGACATGCGGATGGACCAGACGACCGGCATCAGCGCCGCGGACGTCCTCAACACCTATGCGCCCGGTGAGCTGGTCCGGATCCTGCGCTCCTACGGGGAGGAGAAGCAGGCCAAGCGGATCGTCGAGGCCGTCGTCAAGGAGCGTGCCAAGGAGCCGTTCACCACCAGTGCACGGCTGGTCGAGCTGATCCGGGACGCGCTGCCGCAGGCCGCCAAGCGCACCGGCGGCAACCCCGCCAAGCGCACCTTCCAGGCGCTGCGCATCGAGGTCAACGGCGAGCTGGCGAGTGTCGAGCGCGCCGTCCCGGCCGCCGTGAAGGCGCTCGCCGTGGGCGGCCGGATCGCCGTGCTCGCCTACCACTCGCTGGAGGACCGGCTGGTCAAGCAAGTCTTCGCGGCCGGAGCGGCCAATACGGCGCCCGCCGGGCTGCCGGTCGTGCCCGAGCGCTACCAGCCCCGGCTCAAGCTGCTGACCCGCGGCGCCGAACTCCCCACGGAGGAGGAGGTCGCCGAGAACCGCCGCGCCGCCCCCGCCCGGCTGCGCGGCGCGGAGCGTATCCGCGAGAACGTCGAGGACACCGCATGA